One region of Scophthalmus maximus strain ysfricsl-2021 chromosome 13, ASM2237912v1, whole genome shotgun sequence genomic DNA includes:
- the ddx49 gene encoding probable ATP-dependent RNA helicase DDX49, which yields MADLSSLGLSDWLVRQCKQLGINKPTPVQEQCMPAILEGRDCLGCAKTGSGKTAAFVLPVLQKLSEDPYGIFCLVLTPTRELAYQIAEQFRVLGKPLGLRDCIVVGGMDMVTQALELTNQPHVVVATPGRLADHIRSSNTFSMKKIQFLILDEADRLLEQGCTDFTKDLEVILGALPAKRQTLLFSATLTDTLQELKNIAMNKPFFWESKSETRTVEELDQRYILTPEKVKDAYLVHLIQTFTDEHDDWSMIIFTNTCKNCQILTMMLREFNFPTISLHSMMKQKQRFANLAKFKASVFKILIATDVAARGLDIPTVQVVINHNTPGLPKIYIHRVGRTARAGRSGVSITLVTQFDIHLVQSIEEQNKTKLKEYPVEEKEVLKILTQVNVTRRACEIKLESTDFDEKKEINKRKQLILEGKDPDLEAKRKAELEKIRSQKKKFKQKIQETIQRQKHGQLKKKLTKRKQMKKAAQATA from the exons GTCGAGACTGTTTGGGCTGTGCCAAGACCGGGAGCGGGAAGACGGCAGCGTTTGTGCTGCCAGTGCTGCAGAAACTGTCAGAGGACCCGTATGGTATCTTCTGCCTGGTGCTCACTCCTACCAG GGAGCTGGCCTATCAGATCGCTGAGCAGTTCCGAGTCTTGGGGAAGCCTCTTGGCCTGCGGGACTGCATTGTCGTCGGTGGAATGG ACATGGTGACCCAGGCCCTGGAGCTGACCAACCAGCCACATGTAGTTGTAGCGACACCGGGCCGGCTCGCCGATCACATCCGCAGCTCCAACACCTTCAGCATGAAAAAGATCCAGTTCTTG attttGGATGAAGCGGACCGGCTGTTGGAGCAGGGCTGTACTGACTTCACCAAAGACCTGGAGGTGATCCTGGGGGCTTTACCGGCCAAACGGCAGACGCTGCTGTTCAGCGCCACGCTCACCGACAcgctgcaggagctgaagaaCATCGCCATGAACAAACCTTTCTTCTGGGAGAGCAAGTCAGA GACGAGAacagtggaggagctggaccagAGGTACATCCTCACTCCAGAGAAGGTGAAGGACGCCTACCTGGTCCACCTGATCCAGACGTTCACTGACGAGCACGACGACTGGTCCATGATCATCTTCACCAACACGTGCAA GAATTGCCAAATCCTTACCATGATGCTGCGGGAATTTAACTTTCCAACAATCTCCCTGCACTCCATGATGAAGCAG AAACAACGGTTTGCGAACCTGGCTAAGTTCAAGGCCAGCGTCTTTAAGATCCTGATTGCGACAGATGTGGCTGCCAG GGGTTTGGATATTCCGACCGTCCAGGTCGTCATTAACCACAACACCCCCGGCCTTCCCAAGATCTACATCCACAGAGTCGGACGAACAGCGAGAGCAG gtAGGAGCGGAGTGTCTATCACACTGGTGACACAGTTTGACATCCACCTGGTCCAATCCATCGAAGAGCAGAATA agaCGAAGCTGAAGGAATAtcctgtggaggagaaagaagtcCTGAAGATCCTCACCCAGGTCAACGTGACGAGACGGGCGTGTGAAATA AAACTCGAGTCAACAGACTTTGACGAGAAAAAGGAGATCAACAAGAGGAAACAGCTGATCTTGGAGGGGAAG GATCCGGACCTGGAGGCCAAGAGGAAGGCCGAGCTGGAGAAGATCAGGagccagaagaagaagttcaAACAGAAAATCCAGGAGACCattcagagacagaaacatggacagctgaaaaagaaactgacgaagagaaaacagatgaaaaaagcaGCACAGGCAACAGCATGA